A window from Acinonyx jubatus isolate Ajub_Pintada_27869175 chromosome E1, VMU_Ajub_asm_v1.0, whole genome shotgun sequence encodes these proteins:
- the VAMP2 gene encoding vesicle-associated membrane protein 2, whose product MSATAATAPPAAPAGEGGPPAPPPNLTSNRRLQQTQAQVDEVVDIMRVNVDKVLERDQKLSELDDRADALQAGASQFETSAAKLKRKYWWKNLKMMIILGVICAIILIIIIVYFSS is encoded by the exons AT GTCGGCCACCGCTGCCAccgccccccccgccgccccagctggggagggaggccccCCTGCGCCTCCTCCAAACCTCACCAGTAACAGGAGACTGCAGCAGACCCAGGCCCAGGTGGATGAG gtggtGGACATCATGAGGGTGAACGTGGACAAGGTCCTGGAGCGGGACCAGAAGCTGTCAGAGCTGGACGACCGTGCAGATGCCCTCCAGGCAGGGGCCTCCCAGTTTGAAACAAGTGCAGCCAAGCTCAAGCGCAAATACTGGTGGAAAAACCTCAAG ATGATGATCATCTTGGGAGTGATTTGCgccatcatcctcatcatcatcatcg TTTACTTCAGCTCTTAA